A single region of the Salmo salar chromosome ssa16, Ssal_v3.1, whole genome shotgun sequence genome encodes:
- the LOC106574426 gene encoding cilia- and flagella-associated protein 221-like, with product MVRKGEVRKERDFATGQPKLSTRRVLHNTGQAPVGTPSFRMYSSSHLEIRQRALRLFQQAARKVVIQCRVNNRLVSLRQLTQSLKRLSTGVRVEEETFHPAKISPDNVIPFTFPIFSLPNQSDELAPNALGAVPVRPIEALVKRHTPFFNLKVPQHYKLMGYQLVSAFEAAVSYIPPTQPGTLCTGAQDELSPRVIRSPSGCAVAEPEGEEDVEQEDECPSLSFTAPTALLKPPYAHPFRIFNPAPRSPCLQSGPPVPRV from the exons GTTAGAaaaggagaggtgaggaaggagagggactTTGCTACAGGCCAACCTAAGCTCTCTACCAGACGGGTCCTGCATAACACAGGACAG GCACCGGTGGGCACGCCTTCCTTTCGCATGTACTCCAGCAGTCATCTGGAGATCAGGCAAAGAGCTCTGAGGCTCTTCCAGCAGGCAGCCCGCAAG GTGGTGATTCAATGTCGTGTGAACAACAGACTGGTCTCGTTGAGGCAGCTGACTCAGAGCTTGAAGCGCCTGTCCACAGGAGTAAGAG TTGAGGAGGAGACTTTTCATCCAGCGAAGATCTCACCAGACAACGTGATTCCTTTCACATTCCCTATCTTCTCTCTTCCTAACCAGTCTGATGAACTG GCTCCCAATGCATTGGGTGCCGTCCCTGTTAGGCCTATTGAGGCCCTGGTCAAACGACACACTCCATTCTTCAATCTGAAG GTTCCCCAGCATTACAAGTTAATGGGGTACCAGCTTGTTTCGGCCTTTGAGGCTGCAGTTAGCTACATTCCCCCAACCCAGCCCGGGACTCTATGCACTGGGGCACAG GATGAACTGTCGCCCAGGGTGATCCGTTCTCCCTCGGGGTGTGCAGTGGCCGAGCCAGAAGGCGAGGAGGATGTGGAGCAGGAGGACGAGTGTCCCAGTCTGAGCTTCACGGCCCCCACCGCCCTGCTGAAGCCTCCCTACGCACACCCCTTCAGAATCTTT AACCCAGCCCCCCGGTCTCCATGCCTTCAAAGCGGACCCCCTGTACCTAGAGTGTGA